One Zeugodacus cucurbitae isolate PBARC_wt_2022May chromosome 3, idZeuCucr1.2, whole genome shotgun sequence genomic region harbors:
- the LOC128920246 gene encoding uncharacterized protein LOC128920246 produces the protein MKYCQKKQVRGMDSTYDNDCIEINVEDFDNTLELQNKTIKEDQMMEEEIDFEPWEHYTPMQLKTPKNRKLCPESVNKKHTSWAKLADIKKMKEEIEFTKIEHTLRVQQMKEAHELQQKFIIEKHVLEMRILEDQLKPK, from the exons atgaaatattgccaaaaaaaaCAAGTGCGTGGGATGGACTCCACATATGACAACGACTGCATAGAAATAAATGTTGAGGATTTCGATAATACAC TTGAGCTACAAAATAAGACAATAAAGGAAGATCAAATGATGGAAGAAGAAAttg ATTTTGAACCTTGGGAACACTATACACCAATGCAATTGAAAACGCCAAAAAACAGGAAGTTGTGCCCtgaaagtgtaaataaaaaacatacaaGCTGGGCTAAATTAGCAGATATAAAGAAGATGAAAGAAGAAATTGAGTTTACGAAAATCGAACACACGTTACGTGTACAGCAAATGAAAGAAGCACAtgaactacaacaaaaatttatcatTGAGAAGCATGTCCTTGAAATGCGGATACTGGAGGATCAATTAAAACCAAAGtga